A window from Polyangium spumosum encodes these proteins:
- a CDS encoding AAA family ATPase — translation MNDLPQYELGPILHEGPEILVRRARRLSDGASVTLKMPRSEAPDVRQIARIRHEWLITRDLDVPGVARVLGLEKAGASVALVLEHFEGRPLADWLEEGRPDLRATLRIGITLADTLSAVHGRGLIHKDVKPQNILVDPATLAVALTDFGIAARMSEETSSQLGADRLEGTLPYMSPEQTGRMNRVVDDRSDQYSLGVTLYEMLTGERPFMSTDPAELVHAHLARAPVPPHERSADVPAAVSAIVMKLLAKNPEDRYQGARGLRADLATCLARLDAGGEIAPFELGQDDVTSVLRLPQKLYGREAEAEALLGAFERACGGARVLVALSGYAGIGKSALVSEVRRSIAARGGYLASGKFDQQGRNAPYAAVIHALRGMFRWILGEPDAVLARFRAAIGDALGEHARVVCDLVPELARILGPQPPLPPLGPAEAQNRFQMALSDFLRALCRLARPLVLFLDDLQWADPASLKLLELALVDPEAGHLLVLGAYRDHEVDAAHPLTLSLAGLRKAGVPLEEVSLGPLEPAHVAAFLADALGRPAEEVTPLATLSFEKTHGNPFYLGQFLKGLVAEGVVRFDPGAGAFRWDLAEARARAATENVIDLLSRRVRGLPEATQHVLRLAACIGHTFDLSTLSLVARSSPRTTAAALWEALREGFVLPLDADYKWAEDLAGEDAGPSAAEAPFEVGYRFLHDRVQQAAYALIPEADRPRLHLDVGRLLLGRCDERAREDRLFEIVDHLDEGAAGIEDPEERRALARYNLAAGRRAKAGVAYEAAARYLRAGVVLLGEAGFEDDYELAFSLTREHAECEYLSGRPEEAEATFERLRARARTRMERAGICLLLVDLRHSSLRIVDSIQAGKEGLALLGLKVPETHEELAEAIGAEMKELATALASRRIEELVDAPVSTDPELVMRLELLGHLVAPMCVHDMRLVLWLAHAMVNEGLRHGHTDVSPHAYAFHAFVLCAAFQRYDEARQFLALAPALDAKIGTPGRRCRALHTVACTSHHFERAEEVLAGFERALRAGLVAGDIVFGCSCALEIVGIKLTGIEELAATRARAEKELSFARRVKEGIAVEGLTIALQAVANLEGRTRGRSSLSDEQFDEATWLARAEREGLHLIVPYYFAAKMLVGCVHGDPACVIDAADVIEPRMGPAAALPVASEMPFHLGLALASAHASAPVVEREKLAARLAACAEKLDHAARLCEATFGHHHALLRAEVARIEGRSGDARELYDAAVAAARAQGNMKVEALANERAAQFYLGRGQEAVARVYLVAAQRAYTRWGASAKVADMAQAHASLLGAPEEHGLGGTIRTVTTTASTSAAQIDLGALLEAAQALTSQIELDRVLEGVLRVVVASTGARRAVLMLKRGGALRVAAKRTVDPDRVEVGLDAPLLEAGDVPATVVQLVERTGEPVVLGDAAADERFGRDPFLAARRPRSVLCLGMKHKAELAGVVYLENAAAAHVFGAARVAFAEFLSAQAAVAVENALLVEEIRRQTQAIGDANERLAQELAEREQAQVALLDAHARLEAELVERKLSEQARAALEEELIRVQTPLIPLTDRVMVMPLVGIVDERRASQVLEIALEGVHATQAEMVILDITGVKMVDASVTDALLRAARALGLLGTEAVLTGMRPDVARRIVETGGDLGGIVTLATLQHGVRYALGKARRPR, via the coding sequence ATGAACGACCTGCCGCAGTACGAACTGGGACCCATCCTGCACGAGGGACCGGAGATCCTCGTGCGCCGCGCGCGCCGGCTGTCGGACGGCGCCTCCGTCACCCTGAAGATGCCCCGGTCCGAGGCGCCGGACGTCCGGCAGATCGCCCGGATCCGGCACGAATGGCTGATCACGCGGGACCTCGACGTGCCCGGCGTGGCGCGGGTCCTCGGCCTCGAGAAGGCCGGCGCCTCGGTGGCGCTCGTGCTCGAGCATTTCGAGGGACGGCCGCTCGCCGATTGGCTCGAGGAAGGGCGCCCGGACCTGCGCGCCACCCTGCGCATCGGCATCACGCTCGCAGACACGCTCTCCGCCGTGCACGGCCGCGGGCTCATCCACAAGGACGTGAAGCCGCAAAACATCCTCGTGGATCCCGCGACGCTGGCCGTGGCGCTCACGGATTTCGGCATCGCCGCCCGGATGTCGGAGGAGACGTCGAGCCAGCTCGGCGCCGATCGGCTGGAGGGGACCCTGCCGTACATGTCGCCCGAGCAGACGGGGCGGATGAACCGGGTCGTGGATGATCGGTCCGATCAGTATTCGCTCGGCGTGACCCTGTACGAGATGCTCACGGGCGAGCGCCCGTTCATGTCGACCGATCCCGCGGAGCTCGTCCACGCGCACCTCGCGCGCGCCCCCGTCCCGCCACACGAACGCTCGGCGGACGTGCCCGCCGCGGTGTCGGCGATCGTGATGAAGCTGCTCGCCAAGAACCCCGAGGATCGTTACCAGGGGGCGCGAGGCCTGCGCGCCGATCTGGCCACGTGCCTCGCGCGCCTCGACGCAGGCGGCGAGATCGCGCCCTTCGAGCTCGGCCAGGACGACGTGACGAGCGTGCTGCGCCTGCCGCAGAAGCTCTACGGGCGCGAGGCCGAGGCGGAGGCGCTGCTCGGGGCGTTCGAGCGGGCCTGCGGAGGCGCGCGGGTCCTGGTCGCGCTGTCGGGCTACGCGGGCATCGGCAAGAGCGCGCTCGTCAGCGAGGTGCGCCGCTCGATCGCGGCCCGCGGCGGGTATCTCGCGTCCGGGAAGTTCGATCAGCAGGGCCGCAACGCGCCCTACGCCGCGGTGATCCACGCGCTCCGCGGGATGTTCCGCTGGATCCTCGGCGAGCCCGACGCCGTCCTCGCGCGTTTTCGCGCGGCGATCGGCGACGCGCTGGGTGAACACGCGCGGGTCGTCTGCGACCTCGTCCCCGAGCTCGCGCGGATCCTCGGGCCGCAGCCGCCCTTGCCGCCGCTCGGGCCCGCCGAGGCGCAGAACCGCTTCCAGATGGCGCTCTCGGACTTCCTGCGCGCCCTCTGCCGCCTGGCCCGCCCGCTGGTCCTCTTCCTCGACGATCTGCAATGGGCCGACCCGGCGTCCCTCAAGCTGCTCGAGCTCGCCCTCGTGGATCCGGAGGCCGGGCACCTGCTCGTCCTCGGCGCCTACCGCGACCACGAGGTGGACGCCGCGCACCCGCTCACGCTCTCGCTCGCCGGCCTGCGCAAGGCGGGCGTGCCGCTCGAGGAGGTCTCGCTCGGCCCGCTCGAGCCCGCGCACGTGGCGGCGTTCCTGGCCGACGCATTGGGCCGCCCCGCGGAGGAGGTCACGCCCCTCGCGACGCTATCGTTCGAGAAGACGCACGGCAATCCATTTTACCTCGGCCAGTTCTTGAAGGGCCTCGTCGCGGAGGGCGTCGTCCGGTTCGATCCGGGCGCGGGCGCCTTCCGCTGGGACCTCGCGGAGGCGCGCGCCCGCGCCGCCACGGAGAACGTGATCGACCTGCTCTCGCGCAGGGTGCGCGGTTTGCCCGAGGCGACGCAGCACGTGCTTCGGCTCGCGGCGTGTATCGGGCACACGTTCGACCTGTCCACGTTATCACTCGTCGCCCGGTCTTCGCCGCGGACGACGGCCGCCGCGCTCTGGGAGGCGCTGCGGGAGGGGTTCGTCCTGCCGCTCGACGCCGATTACAAATGGGCGGAGGACCTCGCGGGCGAGGACGCGGGGCCGAGCGCGGCGGAGGCGCCGTTCGAGGTGGGGTATCGGTTCCTGCACGATCGGGTGCAGCAGGCGGCGTACGCGTTGATCCCGGAGGCGGATCGGCCGCGGCTGCACCTCGACGTGGGCCGGCTGCTCCTCGGGCGATGCGACGAGCGGGCGCGCGAGGACCGGCTCTTCGAGATCGTGGATCACCTCGACGAAGGCGCGGCGGGGATCGAGGATCCGGAGGAGCGCCGCGCCCTCGCGCGGTACAACCTCGCCGCGGGCAGGCGCGCGAAGGCGGGCGTCGCGTACGAGGCCGCGGCGCGGTATCTGCGCGCGGGCGTGGTGTTGCTCGGCGAGGCGGGCTTCGAGGACGATTACGAGCTCGCCTTTTCGCTCACGCGGGAGCACGCGGAGTGTGAATACCTGAGCGGGCGGCCCGAGGAGGCCGAGGCCACCTTCGAGCGGCTGCGCGCGCGCGCCCGGACGCGGATGGAGCGCGCGGGGATCTGCCTCTTGCTCGTGGATCTGCGCCATTCGAGCCTGCGCATCGTGGACTCTATCCAGGCGGGAAAGGAGGGCCTCGCGCTGCTCGGATTGAAGGTGCCCGAGACCCACGAGGAGCTCGCGGAGGCGATCGGCGCCGAGATGAAGGAGCTCGCGACGGCGCTTGCCTCCCGGCGGATCGAGGAGCTCGTGGACGCCCCGGTCTCGACCGATCCCGAGCTGGTGATGCGGCTCGAGCTGCTCGGGCACCTGGTCGCGCCGATGTGCGTGCACGACATGCGTTTGGTCCTGTGGCTCGCCCACGCCATGGTGAACGAAGGCCTGCGGCACGGGCACACGGACGTCTCGCCACACGCCTACGCATTTCACGCCTTCGTCCTCTGCGCCGCCTTCCAGCGGTACGACGAGGCGCGCCAGTTCCTCGCGCTCGCGCCCGCGCTCGACGCGAAGATCGGCACGCCGGGCCGGCGTTGCAGGGCCCTGCACACGGTGGCCTGCACGTCCCATCACTTCGAAAGGGCCGAGGAGGTCCTCGCAGGCTTCGAACGAGCCCTGCGCGCGGGCCTCGTCGCCGGGGATATCGTCTTCGGCTGCTCGTGCGCCCTCGAAATCGTCGGGATCAAGCTCACCGGGATCGAGGAGCTCGCGGCGACGCGGGCCCGCGCCGAGAAAGAGCTCTCGTTCGCGCGGCGGGTGAAGGAGGGAATCGCGGTCGAGGGCCTGACGATCGCGCTCCAGGCCGTCGCGAACCTGGAGGGACGTACCCGCGGCCGGTCGTCGCTGAGCGACGAGCAGTTCGACGAGGCCACCTGGCTCGCCCGCGCCGAGCGCGAGGGGCTGCATTTGATCGTGCCCTATTACTTCGCGGCGAAGATGCTCGTCGGCTGCGTGCACGGGGATCCAGCCTGCGTGATCGACGCCGCGGACGTGATCGAGCCCCGCATGGGCCCCGCGGCGGCGCTGCCGGTCGCCTCCGAGATGCCCTTTCACCTGGGCCTCGCGCTGGCGAGCGCCCACGCATCGGCCCCGGTCGTCGAGAGGGAGAAGCTCGCCGCGCGCCTCGCCGCGTGCGCCGAGAAGCTCGACCACGCCGCGAGGCTCTGCGAGGCGACGTTCGGGCATCATCACGCGCTGCTCCGCGCCGAGGTCGCTCGGATCGAAGGCCGCTCCGGCGACGCGCGCGAGCTCTACGACGCAGCCGTCGCGGCGGCGCGCGCGCAGGGGAACATGAAGGTCGAGGCCCTCGCGAACGAGCGGGCCGCGCAGTTTTACCTCGGCCGCGGGCAGGAGGCGGTCGCGCGGGTGTACCTCGTCGCCGCGCAGCGGGCCTACACGCGGTGGGGCGCGAGCGCGAAGGTCGCCGACATGGCGCAGGCGCACGCGTCGCTGCTCGGCGCGCCGGAGGAGCATGGCCTCGGGGGCACGATACGCACGGTGACCACGACGGCGTCGACCTCGGCGGCGCAGATCGACCTCGGCGCGTTGCTCGAGGCGGCCCAGGCGCTCACGAGCCAGATCGAGCTCGACCGCGTGCTCGAGGGGGTGCTGCGCGTGGTCGTGGCGAGCACGGGCGCTCGGCGCGCGGTGCTGATGCTGAAGCGAGGCGGCGCGTTACGCGTCGCGGCGAAGAGGACGGTGGATCCCGATCGGGTCGAGGTCGGGCTCGACGCGCCCCTGCTCGAAGCCGGGGACGTGCCCGCCACCGTGGTGCAGCTCGTCGAGAGGACGGGCGAGCCGGTGGTGCTCGGCGACGCGGCGGCGGACGAGCGGTTCGGCCGAGACCCGTTCCTCGCGGCGCGGAGGCCCCGGAGCGTGCTTTGCCTCGGCATGAAACACAAGGCCGAGCTCGCCGGTGTCGTTTATCTGGAGAATGCCGCGGCGGCGCACGTATTCGGCGCGGCGCGGGTCGCGTTCGCCGAGTTCCTCTCGGCGCAGGCCGCCGTCGCCGTGGAGAATGCGCTGCTCGTCGAGGAGATCCGGCGACAGACCCAGGCGATCGGCGACGCCAACGAGCGCCTCGCGCAGGAGCTCGCGGAGCGCGAGCAGGCCCAGGTCGCGCTGCTCGACGCCCACGCGCGGCTCGAGGCCGAGCTCGTGGAGAGGAAGCTCTCGGAGCAGGCGCGCGCGGCGCTGGAGGAGGAGCTCATCCGCGTGCAGACGCCGCTGATCCCCCTCACGGATCGGGTCATGGTGATGCCACTCGTGGGGATCGTCGACGAGCGCCGCGCCTCGCAGGTGCTCGAGATCGCGCTCGAGGGCGTCCACGCCACGCAGGCGGAAATGGTGATCCTCGATATCACCGGCGTGAAGATGGTCGACGCCTCGGTGACGGACGCGCTCCTCCGGGCGGCGCGGGCGCTCGGGCTGCTCGGCACGGAGGCCGTGCTCACGGGGATGCGGCCGGACGTGGCGCGGCGGATCGTGGAGACGGGCGGCGACCTCGGGGGGATCGTGACCCTCGCGACGCTGCAGCACGGCGTTCGTTATGCGCTCGGCAAGGCGCGCCGGCCCCGCTGA
- a CDS encoding periplasmic heavy metal sensor — protein sequence MKLPRTLKFFAPLTFALALALGGCASASPDEEVASAAEAASETESPHAHGKFGRHHGGGHHLLGAALHELDDLTPEQRKTIEGAMQSLDGTHEADRQAFHKALADGVRAGKIDEAAVKAKLGDTEKLASERRAAVVKALGTLHATLTPAQRVALATHVEERMEKFAGKHGPEGMKRGRHHGPEDGERGPRGPEGMKRGPRGEHGPMGFFLHGLELREEQKTQIHAALEASRPEKPEMHGKMDKEAWAKKHEEHRARMKAAIASFRTDTFDAEALLPPKDARPMPMMMGDHLVKALSAIVPVLDEGQRGALAQRIEEGPKMPHFRGKRGGKHGRHHEGATQAPPSR from the coding sequence ATGAAGTTGCCCCGTACCCTGAAGTTCTTCGCTCCCCTGACCTTCGCCCTTGCCCTCGCCCTGGGCGGTTGCGCGTCGGCGAGCCCGGACGAAGAGGTCGCATCGGCCGCGGAGGCTGCGTCGGAGACCGAGTCCCCGCACGCGCACGGCAAGTTCGGTCGTCATCACGGCGGCGGCCACCACCTGCTCGGCGCTGCCCTCCACGAGCTCGACGACCTCACGCCCGAGCAACGCAAGACGATCGAGGGCGCGATGCAGTCGCTCGACGGCACGCACGAGGCCGATCGCCAGGCGTTCCACAAGGCGCTCGCCGACGGCGTGCGCGCCGGCAAGATCGACGAGGCCGCCGTCAAGGCGAAGCTCGGCGACACGGAGAAGCTCGCGAGCGAGCGGCGCGCGGCCGTGGTGAAGGCCCTCGGCACGCTGCACGCGACGCTCACGCCGGCCCAGCGCGTGGCGCTCGCCACGCACGTCGAGGAGCGGATGGAGAAGTTCGCGGGCAAGCACGGCCCCGAGGGCATGAAGCGCGGCCGCCACCACGGCCCCGAGGACGGCGAGCGCGGGCCGCGGGGCCCCGAGGGCATGAAGCGCGGGCCACGCGGCGAGCACGGGCCGATGGGCTTCTTCCTCCACGGGCTCGAGCTCCGCGAGGAGCAGAAGACGCAGATCCACGCGGCGCTCGAGGCCTCACGCCCCGAGAAGCCGGAGATGCATGGGAAGATGGACAAGGAGGCGTGGGCCAAGAAGCACGAGGAGCACCGCGCCCGCATGAAGGCCGCGATCGCGTCGTTCCGCACCGACACGTTCGACGCCGAGGCGCTCCTGCCCCCGAAGGACGCCCGGCCGATGCCGATGATGATGGGCGACCACCTCGTGAAGGCGCTCTCCGCCATCGTGCCCGTGCTCGACGAGGGGCAACGCGGCGCGCTCGCCCAGCGGATCGAGGAAGGCCCGAAGATGCCGCATTTCCGCGGCAAGCGCGGCGGCAAGCACGGGCGACACCACGAGGGCGCGACGCAGGCGCCGCCTTCGCGCTAG
- a CDS encoding HNH endonuclease, with translation MKLSSDTRDLVERRAQGSCEYCRFPQSASILPHHVDHIIGRQHRGSDDVDNLCLCCIRCNLKKGPNIASIDSETSKIVALYHPRRQSWREHFAVGADGSIRGVTAEGRATVQLLDMNEEGRIRLRTLLLRRGWRP, from the coding sequence GTGAAGTTGTCGAGCGACACGCGGGATCTGGTCGAGCGGCGCGCCCAGGGCTCGTGCGAGTACTGTCGCTTTCCTCAGAGCGCCTCAATTCTGCCACATCACGTGGACCACATCATCGGGCGGCAGCACCGTGGATCGGACGACGTGGACAACCTGTGTCTTTGCTGTATTCGCTGCAACCTGAAGAAGGGTCCGAATATCGCGTCGATCGACTCCGAGACGAGCAAGATCGTGGCGCTGTATCATCCCAGGCGGCAGTCGTGGCGAGAACACTTCGCCGTAGGCGCGGATGGAAGCATTCGTGGGGTAACGGCCGAGGGGCGCGCGACGGTGCAGCTCCTGGACATGAACGAAGAGGGACGCATTCGGCTGCGCACATTGCTGTTGCGTCGCGGATGGCGTCCCTGA
- a CDS encoding GNAT family N-acetyltransferase, translated as MVDTHVLRVSPDEPTTVAESLALLEHELDEVPAAVFPGLSRQAPEDDPWAVVNDLAELMREGRLTGFAAYVEGLPAGLCLVGVLAALGPGGAEAPEPVPTVACLLVAPRHARLGLGRVLLAEAESSLAAEGATFLDAYPPKMRPGKESGPLGVLLQAGFVRVAEAGDRLLVRKTLGKTRARKVG; from the coding sequence ATGGTCGACACCCACGTCCTCCGCGTCTCCCCCGACGAACCCACCACGGTGGCCGAGAGCCTGGCGCTGCTGGAGCACGAGCTCGACGAGGTGCCCGCCGCGGTTTTCCCCGGTCTGTCGCGACAGGCGCCGGAGGACGACCCCTGGGCCGTCGTGAATGACCTCGCCGAGCTGATGCGGGAGGGCCGGCTGACCGGCTTTGCCGCGTACGTGGAGGGTTTGCCCGCGGGGCTCTGCCTCGTCGGCGTACTCGCGGCGCTCGGGCCCGGCGGCGCCGAGGCCCCGGAGCCGGTGCCGACGGTGGCCTGCCTGCTCGTCGCCCCGCGCCACGCCCGGCTGGGGCTCGGTCGGGTCCTGCTCGCGGAGGCGGAGAGCTCCCTCGCCGCCGAGGGGGCGACGTTCCTGGACGCCTACCCGCCGAAGATGCGGCCCGGAAAGGAGTCGGGGCCCCTCGGCGTGCTCCTGCAAGCAGGGTTCGTCCGGGTGGCGGAAGCCGGAGATCGGCTGCTGGTGCGCAAGACGCTGGGCAAGACGCGGGCGAGGAAAGTGGGGTGA
- a CDS encoding S-(hydroxymethyl)glutathione dehydrogenase/class III alcohol dehydrogenase, translating to MKIKAAVAHRPNAPLSIEEVELEGPKEGEVLVEIKATGVCHTDDYTLSGKDSEGIFPSILGHEGAGVVVDVGPGVKSVKKGDHVIPLYTPECRQCKFCLSRKTNLCQAIRATQGKGLMPDGTSRFKIGKETVYHYMGTSTFANYTVLPEIAVAKIREDAPFDKVCYIGCGVTTGIGAVIYTAQVKPGDNVVVFGLGGIGLNVIQGARMAGANMIVGVDLNPARKEMGEKFGMTHFVNPSEVQGDLVPYLVNLTDGGADYSFECVGSVQVMRQALECCHKGWGVSVIIGVAAAGQEIATRPFQLVTGRVWKGSAFGGARGRTDVPKIVDWYMDKKINIDDLITYVLPIDKINESFDLMHSGKSIRSVVTF from the coding sequence ATGAAGATCAAAGCCGCGGTCGCGCATCGACCGAACGCCCCGCTGAGCATCGAGGAAGTCGAGCTGGAGGGCCCGAAGGAAGGGGAGGTCCTCGTCGAGATCAAGGCGACCGGGGTTTGCCATACCGACGATTACACGCTCTCGGGCAAGGACTCCGAGGGTATTTTCCCCTCGATCCTGGGGCACGAGGGCGCGGGCGTCGTCGTCGACGTCGGCCCGGGCGTGAAGAGCGTGAAGAAGGGTGATCACGTGATCCCGCTCTACACGCCCGAGTGTCGCCAGTGTAAATTCTGCCTCTCGCGCAAGACGAACCTCTGCCAGGCCATCCGCGCGACGCAGGGCAAGGGCCTCATGCCGGACGGCACGAGCCGCTTCAAGATCGGCAAGGAGACCGTGTACCATTACATGGGCACGTCCACGTTCGCGAATTACACCGTATTGCCCGAGATCGCCGTCGCGAAGATCCGCGAGGACGCGCCGTTCGACAAGGTGTGTTACATCGGCTGCGGCGTGACCACGGGCATCGGCGCCGTCATTTACACGGCGCAGGTGAAGCCCGGCGACAACGTCGTGGTGTTTGGCCTCGGCGGCATCGGCCTGAACGTCATCCAGGGCGCGCGGATGGCCGGCGCCAACATGATCGTCGGCGTCGACCTGAACCCGGCGCGCAAGGAGATGGGCGAGAAGTTCGGAATGACGCATTTCGTCAACCCGAGCGAGGTGCAGGGCGACCTCGTGCCGTACCTCGTGAACCTCACGGACGGCGGCGCCGATTACTCCTTCGAATGCGTCGGCAGCGTGCAGGTGATGCGCCAGGCGCTCGAGTGTTGCCACAAGGGCTGGGGCGTCTCCGTCATCATCGGCGTGGCCGCCGCGGGCCAGGAGATCGCGACGCGCCCGTTCCAGCTCGTCACCGGCCGCGTCTGGAAGGGCAGCGCGTTCGGCGGCGCCCGCGGGCGCACCGACGTGCCGAAGATCGTCGACTGGTACATGGACAAGAAGATCAACATCGACGACCTCATCACGTACGTCCTGCCGATCGACAAGATCAACGAGTCGTTTGATCTCATGCACTCGGGCAAGTCGATCCGCTCTGTCGTGACCTTCTGA
- a CDS encoding DUF5713 family protein has product MDLLNPEARVQRGIMLADVDFILKAYGYEVDIEEAIAPRDW; this is encoded by the coding sequence ATCGACCTCCTGAACCCAGAGGCAAGAGTACAAAGAGGGATCATGCTGGCCGACGTCGATTTCATCCTGAAAGCCTACGGCTACGAGGTCGACATCGAAGAGGCGATCGCGCCGCGCGACTGGTGA
- a CDS encoding RNA polymerase sigma factor: protein MSVDLRLVAGRVAGGDVAAFRPIVDHTRVPLYRLAARLCGNLADAEDALQDAYASAFRALSDGRYDGRAKIETWLYRIVTNACVDLLRKRKERPAEDTREPRFDGLVRAEARVALTELDAMLKSLQPQDRAALVLVTVEGLSAKEAAEALGCTEGALEQRLVRARAALRTKTEAGEVSDGRA, encoded by the coding sequence ATGTCCGTCGATCTGAGGCTCGTCGCGGGGCGCGTGGCAGGGGGGGACGTGGCCGCCTTCCGGCCGATCGTCGACCACACGCGCGTGCCGCTCTACCGGCTCGCGGCGCGCCTCTGCGGCAACCTCGCCGACGCGGAGGACGCGCTCCAGGACGCGTACGCGAGCGCCTTCCGCGCCCTGTCGGACGGGCGCTACGACGGCCGCGCCAAGATCGAGACCTGGCTCTACCGGATCGTCACGAACGCTTGCGTCGACCTCCTGCGCAAGCGCAAGGAGCGCCCCGCCGAGGACACACGTGAGCCGCGCTTCGACGGCCTCGTGCGCGCCGAGGCGCGGGTCGCGTTGACGGAGCTCGACGCCATGCTGAAATCCCTTCAGCCCCAGGACCGCGCGGCCCTCGTGCTCGTGACCGTGGAGGGGCTCTCGGCGAAGGAGGCCGCCGAGGCCCTCGGATGCACCGAGGGGGCGCTCGAGCAGCGCCTCGTCCGAGCGCGCGCCGCGCTGCGCACGAAGACCGAAGCGGGGGAGGTGTCCGATGGCCGAGCATGA
- a CDS encoding TrmH family RNA methyltransferase has protein sequence MKHKPLPPAPDAQAPEIVYGLRAGLAVFARRPDDILRISYGREARREIEALARWAAARRMPCLEVRDDELERIAHSKNHEGLCLHTKRRAWLGTNELADMLVRTRGASIALERVRNPYNIGAIVRSAAFFGLDAALLGAPAPHPGLPPDAVRVAEGGAEELAFARTTDLPDTLARLRARGISIVGAESDAAANAFGFSFQRPVVLVMGHEREGLSERAKAQCDALVVIPAAGPGTVGSLNVSIAASILLAEVVRDNLLKQSVAPVQATPPASPPRTRAPRRR, from the coding sequence ATGAAGCACAAGCCTCTGCCGCCGGCCCCGGACGCCCAGGCCCCCGAGATCGTCTACGGCCTGCGCGCCGGCCTCGCCGTCTTTGCGCGCCGCCCGGACGACATCCTCCGCATCTCGTACGGGCGCGAGGCGCGCCGCGAGATCGAGGCGCTCGCCCGCTGGGCCGCGGCGCGCCGGATGCCTTGCCTGGAGGTCCGGGACGACGAGCTCGAGCGGATCGCCCACTCGAAGAACCACGAGGGGCTCTGCCTCCACACGAAGCGGCGGGCGTGGCTCGGGACGAACGAGCTCGCGGACATGCTGGTCCGGACCCGCGGCGCGAGTATTGCGCTCGAGCGGGTGCGCAACCCCTACAACATCGGCGCGATCGTGCGGAGCGCGGCGTTTTTTGGCCTCGACGCCGCGCTGCTCGGCGCGCCGGCCCCGCACCCGGGCCTGCCGCCCGACGCCGTCCGCGTGGCCGAGGGGGGCGCCGAAGAGCTCGCCTTCGCCCGCACGACGGACCTGCCCGACACCCTCGCGCGGCTGCGGGCCCGCGGCATCTCGATCGTCGGCGCCGAGAGTGACGCGGCGGCGAACGCGTTTGGTTTCTCGTTCCAGCGCCCCGTCGTGCTGGTGATGGGGCACGAGCGCGAGGGCTTGTCGGAGCGAGCCAAGGCGCAATGTGACGCGCTCGTGGTGATCCCGGCGGCGGGGCCAGGGACGGTCGGGTCGCTGAACGTGTCGATCGCGGCGAGTATCCTCCTCGCCGAGGTTGTCCGAGACAACTTGCTGAAACAGAGCGTGGCTCCCGTGCAGGCAACGCCCCCCGCGAGCCCGCCCCGAACCCGTGCGCCGCGTCGGCGCTGA
- a CDS encoding alpha/beta hydrolase, with translation MEPSLIGPLRVHARGGDDHRGGGDGPAILLCHGFGAPGEDLVSLCRVVDAGRGVRWFFPEAPLEVEVGPGIRGRAWWDIGMDRLMALVMRGDIDGAMKRLDEVPDGLAPARDALAATIDALEKHHGVKRDRLVVGGFSQGAMVTTELVTHLREPFAGLAVLSGTRLGGDRWQEGFEALGERLSALVSHGRRDPLLPFGRAEILRDMMTTAKARVTWVPHGGAHEIPQGVVSALGTFAKERLGGA, from the coding sequence ATGGAACCCAGCCTCATCGGCCCCCTGCGCGTCCACGCTCGCGGCGGTGACGATCACCGCGGCGGCGGCGACGGACCTGCCATCCTCCTTTGCCATGGCTTCGGCGCTCCCGGCGAGGACCTCGTCAGCCTCTGCCGCGTCGTCGACGCCGGCCGCGGCGTTCGCTGGTTCTTCCCCGAAGCCCCCCTCGAGGTCGAGGTCGGCCCCGGTATACGCGGCCGGGCCTGGTGGGACATCGGCATGGATCGGCTGATGGCCCTCGTCATGCGCGGCGACATCGACGGCGCCATGAAGCGCCTCGACGAGGTCCCCGACGGACTCGCTCCCGCCCGCGACGCCCTCGCCGCCACCATCGACGCCCTCGAAAAGCACCACGGCGTGAAGCGCGATCGGCTCGTCGTCGGCGGGTTTTCGCAAGGCGCGATGGTCACGACCGAGCTCGTCACCCACCTGCGCGAGCCTTTTGCCGGCCTCGCCGTGCTCTCGGGCACGCGGCTCGGCGGCGACCGATGGCAGGAGGGGTTCGAGGCGCTCGGGGAGAGGCTCTCGGCCCTCGTTTCACATGGCCGGCGGGATCCGCTCCTGCCCTTCGGCCGCGCCGAGATCCTCCGGGACATGATGACCACGGCGAAAGCACGCGTGACGTGGGTGCCACACGGCGGCGCGCACGAGATCCCGCAGGGCGTCGTGAGCGCGCTCGGGACGTTCGCAAAGGAGCGGCTCGGCGGCGCGTAG
- a CDS encoding DUF7677 family protein, with protein sequence MPKASPSVRHAVRLFSFWLANRTVGLPLLDGVDYSAIFEEPSALEQAYAIFMNVLEFDDAGIVQNARHAERRAAQFIRRYVEPSYIVEPPFEDWEVELH encoded by the coding sequence ATGCCGAAAGCGAGCCCCTCCGTCCGTCACGCGGTTCGCCTCTTCTCGTTCTGGCTGGCGAACCGCACCGTGGGCTTGCCTTTGCTCGACGGCGTGGACTATTCGGCCATCTTCGAGGAGCCGAGCGCGCTCGAACAGGCATACGCGATCTTCATGAACGTGCTCGAGTTCGACGACGCCGGCATCGTCCAGAATGCCAGGCACGCCGAGCGCCGCGCCGCGCAGTTCATCCGGCGTTACGTGGAGCCGAGTTACATCGTCGAGCCCCCATTCGAAGACTGGGAAGTCGAGCTTCACTGA